The proteins below are encoded in one region of Alistipes communis:
- a CDS encoding sugar phosphate isomerase/epimerase family protein, giving the protein MKVWSCHLPFSRTLDISVLSDSARMANIGFLTEMIAICGEFGPKKLVLHPSSEPIADAEREQRILNSIASIGVLREAAACIGAELCIEDLPRTCLGRNSAELLRIIAPYPDVKICFDTNHLLSEGLLHFVEACGDRIATVHVSDYDMIDERHWLPGKGKIDWPALYRALMKAGYKGVFMYELKRGEGSFSEMVAIYKRMATDAVKIR; this is encoded by the coding sequence TTGAAGGTATGGTCGTGTCACTTGCCATTCTCGCGGACGCTGGATATTTCGGTGCTCAGCGACAGCGCACGGATGGCCAACATCGGATTTCTGACCGAAATGATCGCGATCTGCGGCGAGTTTGGACCGAAGAAATTGGTATTGCATCCCAGTTCAGAGCCGATCGCCGATGCCGAGCGTGAACAGCGCATCCTGAATAGCATCGCCTCGATCGGGGTGCTGCGTGAGGCGGCGGCATGCATTGGCGCGGAGCTCTGTATCGAAGATTTGCCGCGCACATGCCTTGGACGGAATTCCGCCGAGTTGCTGCGCATCATCGCCCCGTATCCCGACGTAAAAATTTGTTTCGATACGAATCACCTGCTTTCTGAGGGCCTGCTGCATTTCGTCGAGGCGTGTGGTGATCGGATTGCGACCGTTCATGTCTCGGATTACGATATGATCGACGAGCGTCATTGGCTTCCGGGCAAAGGTAAGATTGACTGGCCCGCGTTGTACAGAGCGCTGATGAAAGCCGGATATAAAGGTGTCTTCATGTATGAACTCAAACGCGGTGAAGGATCATTCAGTGAAATGGTAGCCATCTACAAAAGGATGGCTACCGACGCTGTAAAGATAAGATAA
- a CDS encoding DUF4091 domain-containing protein translates to MKSYLSSLLLSVGLFLLLVSCNSGTVRKISSFDELPDPTADTLSDWSGVPQGLHASFVSTDAVFRRSVAPDVAPSASAQLEGWRGERVSAQLLLWTASGADGVEVKVGPFRSDGHTLSEDVAQARFVRYVLSDEFGNKCGYHDPTIYPPHLVPDMLDDIDVFDIKARNVRPVWITISVPADTPAGEYVSTVKLFAKGQQLQTFDIELTVIGRELPPPAEWNYYLDLWQHPAAVARIEGLDMWSDAHFEALVPYMQLLADAGQKVVTTTLNKDPWNNQCFDSYADMIIWTKKADGSWSYDYTVFDRWVELMMDLGIDHTINCYSMLPWNNELHYRDDVTGCFADVTADPGTPAFEELWVPFLTDFTGHLREKGWLGRTNIAMDERSPEEMTDALDLLRKTAPELGIAMADNKNSYLSYPFVNSVCVKVCDRVPPQHIVGRRAQGFVTTYYVCCSDRFPNMFTFSDPAEAVYAGWYTAACGYDGFLRWAYNSWVEEPLTDSRFRTFPAGDTYIVYPGARSSVRFERLVEGIQDAEKISILKKEFTAAGTPEAASRFGQLEALLSGFATVTPEANWQDRLSEAKRKLNELSR, encoded by the coding sequence ATGAAATCGTACCTTTCCTCATTATTATTATCGGTCGGTCTCTTTCTGCTGCTCGTTTCGTGCAATAGCGGGACCGTCCGGAAGATTTCATCGTTCGATGAATTGCCCGACCCCACGGCCGACACACTCTCCGATTGGTCGGGCGTTCCCCAAGGGCTCCATGCCTCGTTCGTGAGCACGGACGCTGTTTTCAGACGCTCGGTCGCTCCGGATGTAGCTCCCTCGGCATCTGCCCAGTTGGAAGGATGGCGAGGCGAACGGGTATCTGCCCAACTGTTGCTCTGGACCGCCTCCGGTGCAGACGGCGTAGAGGTCAAGGTGGGACCATTTAGATCGGACGGACACACGCTTTCCGAAGATGTCGCCCAGGCTCGATTCGTCCGCTATGTCCTGAGCGATGAGTTCGGCAACAAATGCGGCTATCACGATCCCACGATCTACCCGCCGCACTTGGTTCCGGACATGCTCGACGATATCGATGTTTTCGACATAAAGGCTCGAAACGTCCGTCCGGTGTGGATAACGATCTCCGTCCCGGCAGACACCCCCGCCGGAGAGTATGTTTCGACAGTCAAACTGTTTGCAAAAGGCCAACAGCTCCAAACGTTCGACATCGAACTCACGGTCATTGGCAGGGAGCTCCCGCCTCCTGCCGAGTGGAACTATTATCTTGACCTCTGGCAGCACCCTGCGGCTGTCGCCCGCATTGAGGGGCTCGACATGTGGAGCGATGCCCATTTTGAGGCCCTTGTCCCGTATATGCAACTCTTGGCCGATGCAGGACAAAAGGTCGTTACGACGACTCTGAACAAGGACCCGTGGAACAACCAGTGTTTCGACTCCTACGCCGACATGATCATCTGGACGAAAAAGGCTGACGGTTCGTGGAGCTATGACTATACGGTCTTCGACCGATGGGTCGAACTGATGATGGATTTAGGCATCGATCACACCATCAACTGCTACTCGATGTTGCCGTGGAACAACGAGCTCCACTATCGGGATGATGTTACGGGCTGTTTCGCCGACGTGACGGCCGATCCGGGCACTCCGGCCTTCGAAGAGCTGTGGGTACCGTTCCTCACTGACTTCACCGGGCACCTCCGCGAAAAGGGGTGGCTCGGACGGACAAATATCGCTATGGACGAACGTTCGCCGGAGGAGATGACCGATGCGCTCGATCTCCTGCGGAAAACAGCTCCCGAACTGGGAATTGCCATGGCCGACAATAAGAACAGCTACCTGAGTTATCCCTTTGTAAATAGCGTGTGCGTCAAAGTTTGCGACAGGGTTCCGCCACAGCATATCGTTGGGCGACGCGCCCAAGGCTTCGTAACGACCTACTACGTCTGCTGTTCGGACCGTTTTCCCAACATGTTCACTTTTTCCGACCCTGCCGAAGCGGTCTATGCCGGATGGTATACGGCTGCCTGCGGTTACGACGGTTTTTTGCGCTGGGCCTACAATTCGTGGGTTGAGGAACCGCTGACCGATTCGCGTTTCAGGACCTTCCCCGCCGGCGATACATATATCGTTTATCCCGGGGCGCGTTCTTCCGTCCGGTTCGAACGATTGGTCGAAGGAATCCAGGATGCCGAAAAGATCTCGATTCTGAAAAAAGAGTTCACAGCCGCCGGAACGCCGGAAGCTGCATCACGGTTTGGGCAACTCGAAGCGCTGCTCTCCGGATTTGCCACCGTAACGCCGGAAGCGAACTGGCAAGACAGACTTTCCGAGGCTAAACGAAAGCTCAATGAATTATCTCGATAA
- a CDS encoding DUF6528 family protein, with translation MKKYLWMLVAVCFLSACSKDEEEGPYVPWRPGDQTEETIELDKATKVMILTEQSKNRILMIDQPTGKIAWEWKAADSGLSVSEQAWFNTPDEAKPVYNRTCVLVTASGGGVALIRIADKKVLFYAKPGGNPHSAEVLPDKNIVVASSTGNLLSVYVYNEDASYVSKPAFTMPVYSAHNVVWDRTRNCLWTATGAQLLKLSYNGNRTAPELSQVYSYDMGTGNTMAHDLAPVYGEEAMYVTTVEHVYKFDCKTAKFSDVQIFQQKDIKSLSTGPEGYSTIVMRPTSGGSNWWSAEVCDLGGNRLFNRAGYQIYKARWYVENPFGYPEVHTL, from the coding sequence ATGAAAAAGTATCTGTGGATGCTGGTAGCCGTATGCTTCCTCTCGGCTTGTAGCAAGGATGAGGAGGAGGGGCCTTATGTGCCCTGGAGGCCCGGAGATCAGACGGAGGAGACGATCGAGCTGGACAAGGCCACGAAAGTGATGATCCTGACCGAGCAGAGCAAGAACCGCATCCTGATGATCGACCAGCCGACGGGGAAGATCGCCTGGGAGTGGAAGGCTGCCGACAGCGGACTTTCGGTCTCTGAGCAGGCGTGGTTCAATACGCCCGACGAGGCCAAGCCAGTCTACAACCGCACATGTGTACTTGTTACGGCCTCGGGCGGCGGCGTAGCCTTGATCCGCATTGCGGACAAGAAGGTGCTTTTCTACGCCAAGCCGGGTGGAAATCCCCACTCGGCCGAGGTGCTTCCCGATAAGAACATCGTCGTGGCGTCGAGCACGGGCAACCTGCTGAGCGTCTACGTCTACAATGAGGACGCCAGTTATGTTTCGAAACCCGCCTTCACTATGCCGGTCTATTCGGCCCATAACGTCGTTTGGGACCGCACGCGCAACTGTCTGTGGACGGCGACGGGCGCCCAGTTGCTGAAACTTTCCTACAATGGCAACCGTACGGCTCCTGAACTCTCGCAGGTCTATTCTTATGACATGGGGACGGGAAATACCATGGCACACGACCTCGCGCCGGTTTACGGCGAGGAGGCGATGTACGTCACTACGGTCGAGCACGTCTATAAGTTTGATTGCAAGACGGCGAAGTTCTCTGACGTACAGATTTTCCAGCAGAAGGACATCAAGAGCCTTTCGACGGGGCCCGAAGGTTATTCCACGATCGTCATGCGCCCCACGTCGGGCGGGAGCAACTGGTGGTCGGCCGAGGTTTGCGACCTTGGCGGCAACCGTCTGTTCAACCGTGCGGGCTACCAGATTTATAAAGCCCGCTGGTATGTGGAGAACCCGTTTGGGTATCCCGAAGTGCATACTTTGTAA
- a CDS encoding RagB/SusD family nutrient uptake outer membrane protein — protein MKKTVFGLMLCGAVTLGSCNLDTIPTDKYTVETFWETEEGTEAAMSGCYNVLTSSALFGDSAPLLEETCTPNAYNYNNAGGYNVIAQGTHTANSSGIIANRWKKCYEGIGRCNTHLNRLSGAVVADDRRVQMEGEAKFLRALYYYMLVTYYNGVPLILEEPVYAHGSLPRASRKEVVQAILDDLNDIIDRRLLDWTWSKTADRGRATLGAAMALKARLLLFEASKLVNPSNDSAKWQAAAKAAGDLIEKEAQTGYDLFGDYRKLFLPANEHSCECVFNVEFSKTKNTAVNSFNVYSVQYRNNAPLLDLVMDYRTTTDGAATMGKYDNLDPRFAATNFYPGSTFLGKANCPASEVCQFTGFAHKKLTIYDEQKRDSDDGNGETNYMFIRYADVLLMFAEAQNEVDATPSKEVYDAVNRVRERVGMPTYTFGTKSQAEMREIIRHERRIEFAGEGLYYNDIRRWMTAERVMNAVIQDYAGTDIAVRAFDPDRDYWWPVPADQILLNKKLEQNPNY, from the coding sequence ATGAAAAAGACAGTATTCGGATTGATGCTTTGCGGTGCAGTGACGCTGGGCTCCTGCAACCTTGACACTATTCCTACCGACAAATATACGGTCGAGACGTTCTGGGAAACCGAGGAGGGAACTGAAGCCGCTATGTCAGGCTGTTACAACGTTTTGACCAGCAGTGCACTGTTCGGCGATTCGGCACCGCTACTCGAAGAGACCTGCACGCCCAATGCTTATAATTACAACAATGCAGGTGGATATAACGTCATCGCACAAGGCACGCATACGGCCAACAGTTCGGGTATCATTGCCAACCGTTGGAAGAAGTGTTACGAAGGCATCGGGCGTTGCAACACCCATCTGAATCGTCTGTCCGGCGCCGTGGTGGCGGACGACCGCCGCGTCCAGATGGAGGGTGAAGCCAAATTCCTCCGCGCACTCTATTATTATATGCTGGTGACTTATTACAACGGTGTGCCGCTGATCCTTGAAGAACCTGTCTATGCTCACGGTTCGCTGCCCCGCGCCTCGCGCAAGGAGGTGGTGCAGGCGATCCTTGACGACCTGAACGACATCATCGACCGCAGGCTACTCGACTGGACGTGGTCGAAGACGGCCGACCGGGGGCGCGCCACGCTCGGCGCGGCAATGGCACTCAAGGCCCGTCTGTTGCTCTTCGAGGCCAGCAAGCTGGTCAATCCCTCGAACGACTCGGCGAAGTGGCAGGCTGCGGCCAAGGCGGCCGGCGACCTGATCGAAAAAGAGGCGCAGACAGGCTACGACCTGTTCGGCGACTATCGGAAGCTCTTCCTGCCGGCAAACGAGCACAGCTGCGAGTGTGTCTTCAATGTTGAGTTTTCGAAGACCAAGAACACGGCTGTCAATTCGTTCAATGTCTATAGCGTTCAGTATCGCAACAACGCGCCGCTGCTTGATTTGGTAATGGATTACCGGACGACGACCGATGGCGCGGCCACGATGGGCAAGTATGACAACCTCGACCCGCGTTTCGCTGCGACGAACTTCTATCCTGGCAGTACGTTCCTCGGCAAAGCCAACTGCCCGGCTTCGGAGGTGTGTCAGTTCACAGGCTTTGCACACAAAAAGCTCACGATTTATGACGAACAGAAGCGGGATTCGGACGATGGCAACGGCGAGACCAACTACATGTTCATCCGCTATGCCGACGTGCTGCTGATGTTCGCCGAGGCGCAGAACGAGGTCGATGCCACGCCGTCGAAGGAGGTTTACGATGCGGTAAATCGCGTGCGCGAGCGTGTCGGCATGCCTACTTACACTTTTGGAACGAAAAGTCAGGCGGAGATGCGCGAGATCATCCGCCATGAACGTCGGATCGAGTTTGCCGGTGAGGGCCTCTATTATAACGACATCCGTCGTTGGATGACCGCAGAACGGGTGATGAACGCCGTGATTCAGGACTATGCGGGCACGGACATCGCCGTGCGTGCGTTCGATCCCGACCGCGACTACTGGTGGCCTGTTCCGGCGGATCAGATCCTGCTGAACAAGAAACTCGAACAGAACCCCAATTATTAA
- a CDS encoding fibrobacter succinogenes major paralogous domain-containing protein: protein MKRDIEEDIQEMTVPKKPGPISKVPATLTCNGGEEFIFSVPKVQWADTYEWTIAEQEKEKISIIDGQGTNVITVRVVNDDVVIPAQSISVVAKNELGTSKVREYFAAITVSVPIELPGYTIKKYGKRWWMTEDCHEAGEDGRLGVAPDLTAFTVAGLEASHLLRLDAAKGRYYTWYEAMTGISGCTPAQCPYVPGYEGVDDVGNPFKLDGTEDGEFGIQIRGCCPEGWHVANANDWWDMLMSIKSEYAIPDDFALGGYTFSGGHDGKPENAVTKAGFYKSGCTVKNMGNVGAWLRGGNGRVADGGIWIQSSLTLTDAGEALLQFVEGAESIGFGWWPLGYQKADGSFNSSALGKWGYMWFIGQTSETVARSLVISGTSLNLQTKTNSEAAKDIYLSVRCVKNYTK, encoded by the coding sequence GTGAAACGCGATATCGAAGAAGATATTCAGGAGATGACCGTTCCCAAGAAGCCCGGACCGATCTCCAAGGTCCCCGCCACGCTGACCTGCAACGGCGGCGAGGAGTTCATCTTTTCGGTGCCTAAGGTTCAGTGGGCCGATACCTACGAATGGACGATCGCCGAGCAGGAAAAGGAAAAAATATCGATCATCGACGGCCAGGGAACTAACGTAATCACCGTTCGGGTGGTTAACGACGATGTAGTGATTCCGGCACAGTCGATTTCGGTCGTGGCCAAGAACGAACTGGGGACGAGCAAAGTGCGCGAATATTTCGCGGCGATTACCGTGTCGGTTCCTATCGAGTTGCCGGGCTATACGATCAAGAAATACGGCAAGCGCTGGTGGATGACCGAGGACTGCCACGAGGCGGGCGAGGACGGCCGTCTGGGTGTTGCACCCGACCTGACGGCTTTCACTGTTGCCGGACTTGAGGCTTCGCACCTCCTGCGGCTCGATGCAGCCAAGGGGCGCTACTACACCTGGTATGAGGCGATGACCGGCATATCGGGTTGTACGCCGGCGCAGTGTCCTTATGTTCCGGGCTACGAAGGTGTGGATGATGTGGGCAACCCGTTCAAACTCGACGGTACGGAGGACGGTGAATTTGGCATCCAGATACGCGGCTGCTGCCCCGAGGGGTGGCATGTGGCCAACGCCAACGACTGGTGGGACATGTTGATGTCCATCAAGAGCGAGTATGCCATTCCTGACGATTTTGCGTTGGGTGGCTATACCTTCTCCGGTGGCCACGATGGGAAACCGGAGAACGCAGTGACGAAGGCCGGATTCTACAAATCTGGCTGCACGGTCAAGAACATGGGCAACGTCGGGGCGTGGTTGCGCGGCGGCAATGGTCGTGTGGCCGACGGCGGTATCTGGATTCAGTCGAGCCTGACGCTTACCGATGCCGGTGAGGCATTGCTGCAATTCGTCGAAGGGGCTGAAAGCATCGGTTTCGGCTGGTGGCCGTTGGGTTATCAGAAGGCCGACGGCAGTTTTAACAGCAGTGCGTTGGGCAAGTGGGGCTACATGTGGTTTATCGGGCAGACCAGCGAAACAGTTGCACGGTCGCTGGTGATCAGCGGCACGAGCTTGAACCTGCAGACTAAGACCAACAGTGAGGCGGCAAAGGATATTTATTTGAGCGTTCGTTGCGTGAAAAACTATACCAAATAG